The following proteins are encoded in a genomic region of Microscilla marina ATCC 23134:
- a CDS encoding cupin domain-containing protein yields MEIDKVTSINLYQATSRLKVVINESNFSGALTGWNNETLALHKKPNTTYTGFVWQGSAWLTTSQGEFVLQEGMYFMVSDQARLQGNGQGFVIAQPGYRGMFMLGGPVEQKGRLQYIDGCTDTLLIAPATLGDPCFNLLHIPTNTFQSQHTHPSFRVGMVVSGMGECITPEGNFELSPGQVFYIPKDSIHSFKTNQNDLRVVAYHPDSDFGPTHQNHPMINRTIL; encoded by the coding sequence ATGGAAATAGACAAAGTGACATCAATCAATTTATACCAGGCAACTTCCCGACTCAAGGTAGTCATCAATGAAAGTAACTTTTCGGGAGCGTTAACAGGTTGGAACAATGAAACGCTTGCCCTTCACAAAAAGCCTAACACTACTTATACAGGGTTTGTATGGCAAGGTTCTGCCTGGCTCACTACCTCACAAGGCGAGTTTGTACTGCAAGAGGGAATGTATTTTATGGTATCAGACCAAGCCAGGCTACAAGGCAATGGACAAGGTTTTGTGATTGCCCAGCCAGGCTACCGGGGAATGTTTATGCTGGGAGGTCCAGTAGAGCAAAAAGGGCGTTTGCAGTATATAGATGGTTGTACCGACACATTATTGATTGCTCCTGCCACATTGGGCGACCCTTGCTTTAACTTATTACACATTCCAACCAACACCTTTCAGTCGCAGCATACACATCCCTCGTTTAGGGTTGGCATGGTCGTGAGTGGTATGGGCGAATGTATTACACCAGAAGGTAATTTTGAATTGAGTCCAGGGCAGGTGTTTTATATTCCTAAAGATAGTATACACAGTTTTAAGACCAACCAAAACGACTTGCGGGTAGTGGCTTATCATCCTGACTCTGATTTTGGACCTACCCACCAAAACCACCCAATGATTAACCGAACTATACTTTAG
- a CDS encoding lipocalin family protein, whose translation MMKLKQYLLALALVLGGLSMVQAQSTKKMLTKGWRFSFEGMMENMPEIEKQQMSKMSEEQRTKMKAMIEQSYIVFKSGGTAKASMNGKEEEMTWKLSDNDKLLTTTEKNGKVSRLKIIKITKDSLVLQEESDTKGVMLVFKPKVD comes from the coding sequence ATGATGAAGTTAAAACAATATTTATTGGCACTGGCATTGGTATTGGGTGGGTTGAGTATGGTTCAGGCACAGTCTACAAAGAAAATGTTGACCAAAGGCTGGAGGTTTTCTTTTGAGGGGATGATGGAAAATATGCCAGAGATAGAAAAACAACAGATGAGTAAAATGTCTGAAGAGCAACGGACGAAAATGAAAGCAATGATAGAACAATCCTACATCGTATTTAAGTCAGGTGGAACAGCGAAGGCCTCAATGAACGGCAAAGAAGAAGAAATGACCTGGAAGCTATCAGACAATGACAAACTCTTGACTACCACTGAGAAAAATGGCAAGGTAAGCCGATTGAAAATAATAAAAATTACCAAAGACAGCCTGGTGTTGCAGGAAGAAAGTGATACTAAAGGAGTGATGTTGGTGTTTAAGCCAAAGGTAGATTAA
- a CDS encoding histidine kinase, with protein MSYFRIRIFKWHWRYVGMLAMSLLIPLAIELAPQNVTHYPQNVLFSFLFSIVIWEGDQAIVQMFRQRYAKIQQTQIRTIATIGSTVLYTCTVIFIGLRVITWSYGIAFSLVPVGTIMAVAALLTLVLGAIYESRYFFGMWKATLLEAEHLKGEKVVSEFELLKQQVNPEFLFDSLHLLEALIEESEDEALDFTEKLSQTYRYILQHKDEELVDLHTEVAFVKQYLFLLQHQLTRPVEIDWQIAPAMEHRQIIPFAIQYILLPILTAARQNSLPQIQVTTTPHARLLLTIQGKHLTFDAIEVLLLPLQQKYAYLSNLSLKTEKANDYMKVYLPLLEAVSIG; from the coding sequence ATGAGTTACTTTCGTATTAGAATTTTTAAATGGCACTGGCGTTATGTCGGAATGTTGGCAATGAGTCTCCTTATACCACTTGCTATAGAACTGGCACCTCAAAATGTGACCCACTACCCACAGAATGTACTTTTTTCATTTTTGTTTTCAATTGTTATTTGGGAAGGCGACCAGGCAATTGTACAAATGTTCAGGCAACGTTATGCCAAAATACAACAAACCCAAATAAGAACCATAGCCACTATAGGGAGCACTGTATTATATACTTGTACAGTTATTTTCATCGGTTTGCGGGTAATTACCTGGAGCTATGGTATTGCTTTTAGCCTGGTACCAGTGGGAACAATCATGGCAGTGGCTGCTTTGTTGACCTTAGTGCTGGGGGCTATTTATGAAAGCCGCTATTTTTTTGGTATGTGGAAAGCCACCCTGCTGGAGGCAGAGCACCTTAAGGGCGAAAAGGTGGTGTCAGAGTTTGAACTGCTCAAACAACAAGTAAACCCTGAGTTTTTGTTTGATAGTTTACATTTGCTGGAAGCATTGATAGAAGAAAGCGAAGACGAAGCTTTAGATTTTACCGAAAAACTTTCGCAAACCTATCGATATATTTTACAGCACAAAGACGAAGAACTGGTAGATTTACACACCGAAGTCGCTTTTGTAAAACAATACCTTTTTTTGTTGCAACACCAATTGACCCGCCCTGTGGAAATTGACTGGCAGATAGCCCCTGCAATGGAGCATCGGCAAATTATTCCTTTTGCGATTCAATACATACTATTACCTATATTGACTGCTGCCCGGCAAAATTCTTTGCCCCAAATACAGGTGACTACCACCCCTCATGCTCGTTTGTTGCTGACAATACAGGGCAAACACCTCACCTTTGATGCCATAGAAGTGTTATTGTTGCCACTTCAACAAAAGTATGCTTACCTGAGTAATTTGTCATTGAAAACCGAAAAAGCCAATGATTATATGAAGGTCTATTTGCCTTTGCTTGAAGCAGTCAGTATAGGGTAA
- a CDS encoding lipocalin family protein translates to MIKLKKCILMVALVLLGAGMVQAQSAKEMLTQRWVFSFDDMVEQMKKTMSDAEKQKFASMTDEQKAMMKSVMGDLSITFKSDGTCDAVNKGKTESMTWKLSDDGKTLTTTAKGDKVTTLNIISLSSEKLILKDEGSSQSMAMIFVSKPKGDD, encoded by the coding sequence ATGATAAAACTAAAAAAATGTATATTAATGGTCGCTCTTGTGTTGTTAGGAGCTGGTATGGTACAAGCTCAGTCAGCTAAAGAAATGTTGACGCAACGTTGGGTTTTTTCTTTTGACGATATGGTAGAGCAAATGAAGAAGACCATGTCAGATGCTGAAAAGCAAAAATTTGCTAGTATGACTGATGAGCAAAAGGCTATGATGAAGTCTGTGATGGGTGATTTAAGTATTACTTTTAAAAGTGATGGAACTTGTGATGCTGTGAACAAGGGTAAAACCGAAAGTATGACTTGGAAATTATCTGATGATGGCAAAACCCTGACCACTACTGCCAAAGGTGATAAGGTAACCACCCTCAATATTATATCGTTGAGTAGTGAAAAATTGATATTGAAAGATGAGGGGTCTTCCCAGTCTATGGCGATGATATTTGTATCTAAACCCAAAGGAGATGACTAA
- a CDS encoding sensor histidine kinase encodes MQVKEKHIRYTGIVVLSLMIFLASSVDIGIIGLTHNLVMSFINWQGAVLVMWHYQNKYPKHSQAFVRILLEFVVMCLFILGLVTFNHWLASVLYNVPCRWSSIPKSMVFNLVITLFIGAFYESRYLFERWQESVIETQKLRRQTTQSQLEVLKNQVNPHFLFNSLNTLLTLIPEDKKTAQKFTRKLEVVYRYILQHQNQELTTVAREFEFIKAYLFLQQIRFGDNLKVQMLVEKDYLQHQIVPLSLQMLVENAIKHNVISSARPLYLNIITKSNHLIVRNNLQLKKVTSGMRENSTHIGLKNIKDRYAFFTQQPVTIQPKVATFEVRLPLLEQPISNKSVAESLAPLLS; translated from the coding sequence ATGCAAGTCAAAGAGAAACACATAAGGTACACGGGGATCGTTGTACTGAGCTTGATGATATTTCTAGCCTCTTCGGTCGATATAGGCATTATTGGGCTTACCCACAACCTGGTGATGAGCTTTATCAACTGGCAGGGGGCAGTGTTGGTTATGTGGCATTACCAGAATAAATACCCCAAGCATTCGCAGGCATTCGTGCGCATATTATTAGAGTTTGTGGTGATGTGCCTCTTTATACTTGGTTTGGTTACCTTTAACCATTGGCTGGCAAGTGTATTATACAATGTACCTTGTCGTTGGTCATCTATCCCCAAAAGCATGGTTTTTAACCTGGTCATTACCTTATTTATTGGCGCATTTTACGAGAGTCGTTACCTGTTTGAACGCTGGCAGGAGTCGGTCATCGAAACCCAAAAACTAAGGCGACAAACTACCCAATCGCAGCTCGAAGTACTGAAAAATCAGGTAAACCCTCATTTTTTGTTCAACAGCCTCAATACATTGCTTACTCTTATTCCAGAAGATAAAAAAACAGCCCAAAAGTTTACCCGTAAACTAGAGGTGGTGTACCGTTATATTTTACAGCACCAAAACCAAGAACTTACCACTGTAGCACGCGAGTTTGAGTTTATCAAAGCCTATTTGTTTTTGCAGCAAATTAGGTTTGGTGATAATCTAAAAGTGCAAATGTTGGTAGAAAAAGACTATTTGCAGCATCAAATAGTGCCCTTGAGCTTACAAATGCTGGTAGAAAACGCCATCAAGCACAATGTTATTTCCAGTGCCCGTCCGCTGTATCTAAACATTATAACCAAAAGTAATCACTTGATTGTGCGCAATAACCTACAGCTCAAAAAGGTTACTTCAGGCATGCGCGAAAACTCAACCCATATTGGATTAAAAAATATCAAAGATCGTTACGCGTTTTTTACCCAACAACCCGTAACTATACAACCCAAGGTAGCCACTTTTGAAGTAAGGTTGCCATTGCTTGAGCAGCCAATATCAAACAAGTCGGTAGCCGAATCCTTAGCCCCTTTGTTGTCATGA
- a CDS encoding asparagine synthetase B family protein, whose product MSVIFGCTHTQANELSRMFAQVKHRGSHEYQSATAPKSQLSVGFSIPAHEHIHRYSSGIAQNQGILLAVSGNITNQGFEPLSPTHLLELYTHQGIDFLKGIRGAYTLVITDSEDIYIARDGTGQRTIFYTTQQNRLAFCNEAKGIYALPHFNKQLNLAAIPVYFTFSFLPLQTTMMQDVYELPAGMYLHYHPRQGAQTHRFFELEAFAKAQEQSTEYWIDRIRKEVDREIEAKMAGEKEIGVFLSGGLDSSILAARVAQLSSKKIHTYSIHFGKKYRNELHYAQKVAQRYQTQHHEVEIKPKNFVPQLRQAIWHLDDPVGDPITIPNFELALFASQTTRVVFNGEGGDPCFGGPKNIPMLLNHWYGGIEHPPYFREKAYLASYRRGYAYLRQILAPRLLEGFDENQHLVPILTPFFERKHQNFLDKLMTINMRLKGAHLILPKVERMLGAVGVTPISPLFTSEIAQSSIEMPSQLKLQQGIEKYILKQAYANELPPEIIRRPKSGMRVPLHYWFQGEMKKYAKKILSPKSIKRSELFNPTTVKTILKYNKDTGIHRHGLLIWMMLTLEIWQRLFIEGEDL is encoded by the coding sequence ATGTCTGTAATATTTGGATGTACCCACACTCAAGCAAATGAATTGTCCCGCATGTTTGCTCAGGTAAAACACCGAGGCAGTCACGAATACCAGTCGGCAACTGCCCCAAAAAGTCAGCTCTCAGTAGGTTTTAGCATTCCTGCGCATGAACATATTCACCGCTACAGTTCGGGCATTGCCCAAAACCAAGGCATATTATTGGCAGTTTCGGGCAATATTACCAATCAGGGTTTTGAACCTTTGTCACCTACCCACTTGCTGGAACTTTACACCCACCAAGGCATTGATTTTTTAAAAGGTATTCGGGGGGCTTATACGTTGGTCATCACTGATAGCGAGGACATATACATTGCCCGTGATGGCACTGGGCAACGAACCATATTTTATACCACCCAACAAAACCGTTTGGCGTTTTGCAACGAAGCCAAGGGGATTTATGCCTTGCCTCATTTTAACAAACAACTCAACCTTGCCGCTATTCCGGTATATTTTACATTTAGCTTTTTGCCCTTGCAAACTACCATGATGCAAGACGTATATGAACTACCCGCAGGTATGTATTTGCACTATCACCCTAGGCAAGGGGCACAAACCCATCGTTTTTTTGAGCTAGAGGCTTTCGCCAAAGCCCAAGAACAAAGCACTGAGTATTGGATAGACCGCATTAGGAAAGAGGTAGACCGAGAGATAGAGGCAAAAATGGCGGGTGAAAAAGAAATTGGAGTATTTCTGTCAGGAGGGCTCGACTCTAGCATTTTAGCGGCAAGAGTAGCACAGCTATCCTCCAAAAAAATTCATACTTACTCTATTCATTTTGGCAAAAAATACCGCAATGAATTGCACTATGCCCAAAAAGTAGCCCAACGCTACCAAACCCAACACCACGAGGTAGAAATTAAGCCTAAAAACTTTGTTCCCCAGTTGCGTCAAGCTATTTGGCACCTCGATGACCCTGTGGGTGACCCCATCACCATTCCTAACTTTGAACTTGCCCTGTTTGCCTCACAAACTACGCGGGTAGTGTTTAATGGTGAAGGGGGTGATCCTTGTTTTGGTGGTCCCAAAAACATTCCTATGTTGCTCAATCATTGGTATGGAGGCATCGAACACCCCCCCTATTTTCGTGAAAAAGCTTACCTGGCTTCTTACCGTCGGGGGTATGCTTACCTAAGGCAAATACTCGCACCTCGTTTGTTAGAAGGGTTTGATGAAAACCAACACTTGGTGCCTATCCTGACCCCATTTTTTGAGCGCAAGCATCAGAATTTTCTTGATAAACTTATGACCATTAACATGCGGCTTAAGGGGGCACACCTTATTTTGCCCAAAGTAGAACGCATGTTGGGTGCTGTAGGAGTTACTCCTATATCCCCTTTGTTTACTTCAGAAATTGCGCAAAGCAGCATAGAAATGCCCTCGCAGCTCAAGCTACAGCAAGGCATCGAAAAGTATATTTTAAAACAGGCTTATGCCAATGAATTACCCCCAGAGATTATTCGACGCCCTAAAAGCGGCATGCGGGTGCCACTGCATTATTGGTTTCAGGGGGAGATGAAAAAATACGCAAAAAAAATACTCTCACCCAAAAGCATCAAACGTAGTGAATTGTTCAACCCCACCACTGTAAAAACTATCCTGAAGTATAATAAAGACACGGGGATTCATCGCCACGGGCTACTGATATGGATGATGCTCACCTTAGAAATATGGCAACGTCTGTTTATTGAAGGGGAAGATTTGTAG